Within the Kribbella aluminosa genome, the region AGGAACCAGATCAGGGCGAGTACTTCGGCGCCGACGATCGTCAGGGCTACGAAGAACAGCGTCGGGCGGGGCTGCTCGTACCGCTGGTTCGCGTCCAGGCGGTCCTCGATCACCGTCGCCGCGTCGGTGTGGAGCTTGCCGGTGAAATGGATCGCACTGCCGTCCAGCGGCGCCGTTTCGTCGGAGCCCGCCGGGGTCACGGTGGCCGGGGTGCGACCCTTCAGGATGGTCGCGGTGAGGTCGGTCAGCTGGATCAGGCCTGGGCGCCGGGTGCTGTCGCTGGTCAGCCAGCGCGTCCCGTTGTCCGGCGGCAACTGCATCGCGACCAAGGTCTGCTTGCGCGCGTTCACGTCTTCCTGGCTCACGCCCACCAGCAGGACCCAGCCGCCTGCGGCGCGTGCCTGGGCGACGAGATCCGCGACCTTCTGCCGGGCCTCGGGCCGGCCTTCGCGCAGTGGCAGCGCGCCGGCGTCGACGATCGCGTCGCCGCAGTCCGTCTTCGCCAGCCGGGACGGGTCGAACGTAGGCTGCCAGTTGGCGACGGAGCCGTCGGTCTTGGCGAGGGCGATCGCGGCCCCCGGGCCGAAGCCGCAGATCGGGTAGCCGGTCTGGCCGAGGCGGCCGATCGGGGCGCCCGTGTGGTGCTCGGCCTGGCGGTCGACGTACGTCTGCCAGCCGGCCACCTTGCCGTCGGTCACCGCGGGCAGGTCACCACACGGCTGGTCCGGCACGTTTCCCCAGGCCCGTGTCCCCGCGCTGATCGTCGACCAGCCGTCGATCGGACACGTGTGCGGCCCGGCGGTCTTGACCGAGATCGACCCCACATGCGCCTGATCCACCAACGCAGTCAGCTCCGGCGAAGCCTTCACGTCGTCCCAGGTCAGGCCCGGTACCCCGATCACCACGACCTTCGCGAACAGACTCGCGGGCGCAGCGGTGGCCGGCTCGACGGTTGCTCCGACGACGGTAGCCGCGGTTGCGGCAACGAGCGCCGCCGCGCGGAGGAGTGCGCGCATCGCCCCCGACCGCGCCATCAGCCGGCGACGACGGCCTTCAGCACCGAGGTGAAGAAGCCCAGGCCGTCCGTGGTCGGGCCGGTGAGTGTCTCGACGGCGTGCTCCGGGTGCGGCATCAGGCCGACCACGTTGCCGCGCTCGTTGGTGACGCCCGCGATGTCGCGGTAGGAACCGTTCGGGTTGCCGAGGTACCGCGCCACCACGCGACCCTCGCCCTCCAGCCGGTCCAGCGTCGCCTCGTCCGCGACGTACGAACCGTCCTGGTTCTTCAGCACGATGGTGATCTCGTGGTTCGCGTCGTAGTCGCTGGTCCACGCGGTGCGGTTGTTCTCGATCCGCAGCGGCTGGTCCCTGCAGACGAACTTGCGGTGGTGGTTCTTGATCAGCGCACCGGGCAGCAGATGCGACTCGCACAGCACCTGGAAGCCGTTGCAGATGCCGAGCACCGGCATCCCCTGGCCGGCCTTCGCGATGATCGTCTCCATCACCGGCGCGAACCGGGAGATCGCACCGGCGCGCAGGTAGTCGCCGTACGAGAACCCGCCGGGCAGCACGACCGCGTCCACTCCGTGCAGGTCCGCGTCGCCGTGCCAGAGCGCGACCGCCTCGGCACCGGCCACCGCGGCCGCCCGCCGGGCGTCGGCGTCGTCGAGCGACCCGGGGAAGGTCACGACCCCGATCTTCATCGGGCCCCTGCCCCTTCACTGCCCTCGACGTGCAGCGTGTAGTCCTCGATCACCGGGTTGGCCAGCAGGGTATCCGCGGCCTTCCGGATCTCGGCGACCCGCTCCTCGGTCGCCTCACCGTCCAGGGTGATCTCGAAGCGCTTTCCCTGCCGGACATCGGCCACGCCGTCGAAGCCGAGCCGGCCGAACGCGCCGTGCACCGCCTTGCCCTGCGGGTCGAGGATCTCGGGCTTGAGCATGACGTCGACGACAACGCGAGCCACTGACTACTCCAGGTTCGTTGCGGGCTGACGCCTGAATCCTACCGACCGCGGCGCGGAACTCCCGCATCCGGACTACTCACTGAGTACATACACGCAATGTATAGTTCTGGCCATGGCCACTGCGGAGCTCGTCCTGGGGCTGCTGTCGGCCGGGCCGGCGCACGGGTACGACGTGAAGCGCGGCCACGACGCCTGGTTCCCGGACAGCCGCCCGCTGGCGTTCGGCCAGGTGTACACGACGCTCGGCCGGCTGGAGCGGGACGGGCTGGTCGAGGTCGTCGACAAGACCTCCGGCGGCGGCCCGGACCGGACCGTCTACGCGCTCACCGCGAAGGGCCGCGACCACCTCACGGACTGGCTGAACGACCCGGTCCCAC harbors:
- a CDS encoding PadR family transcriptional regulator, with the translated sequence MATAELVLGLLSAGPAHGYDVKRGHDAWFPDSRPLAFGQVYTTLGRLERDGLVEVVDKTSGGGPDRTVYALTAKGRDHLTDWLNDPVPPAWGSADEVLRKLVAAIRTGGDAAGFLARQRASHLRRIRELRETPADDDPTSPLVREYIVAHLDADLRWLDSALDRIAEQRGTR
- the purQ gene encoding phosphoribosylformylglycinamidine synthase subunit PurQ, which translates into the protein MKIGVVTFPGSLDDADARRAAAVAGAEAVALWHGDADLHGVDAVVLPGGFSYGDYLRAGAISRFAPVMETIIAKAGQGMPVLGICNGFQVLCESHLLPGALIKNHHRKFVCRDQPLRIENNRTAWTSDYDANHEITIVLKNQDGSYVADEATLDRLEGEGRVVARYLGNPNGSYRDIAGVTNERGNVVGLMPHPEHAVETLTGPTTDGLGFFTSVLKAVVAG
- the purS gene encoding phosphoribosylformylglycinamidine synthase subunit PurS; translated protein: MARVVVDVMLKPEILDPQGKAVHGAFGRLGFDGVADVRQGKRFEITLDGEATEERVAEIRKAADTLLANPVIEDYTLHVEGSEGAGAR